The DNA region CGATACCCGCCAGTTTTTCTTCCATAAAACCAAGGCTGGCCATGACACGCCCCAAACCGTGGCCACCACCGATGGCAACAATCTGGCGACACTGATAGAGTGCTTTTAAAGATTCCATTGAATGTTGGATAAGCCAAATAAGAATAATAAAAAGATTATAGATTATTAATAAAACTATAGTCTCGTCCCACCTCTGACTATCCGGCCTTATCAAGGTCTCCTTCAGGCGGAGTGAACCGTTCAGGTATTAACTCGGGAAGCCGTTTCTGCAGGTAATTTTCCAGTACACCAGCCTGGTCATCTGACAGAAACATCCCCAGTTTACTGCGGCGCCAGAGTATATCATCCACACGGTAGGCCCACTCGTTGAGTATCAGATAATCCACTTCGGCGGCATAAAGATCGGCTCCAAAATGTTGCCCAAGGTCATCCGGACAGGACGCTTCCTGTAACCATTGCCTGGACAAAGAGCCATAACTTTGACAAAGCCTGTAGGCAAATGAATCACTCAGCCATGGCCAGGCATTCTGAAGACGTTCCATAAATGCCTCGGTGGACTCAAACCCGTCAGCTCCCGGCAAACGGTGACCCGATGTCCATGACGACTGCATATCCGGAAAATAGCCAGACAACTTATCAGAAGCCGCCTCCGCCAGTTTTCGATAGGTCGTCAGCTTGCCTCCAAAAACTGACAACAACGGCGCCCGGTCTTCCGCAACGTCAAGCTCAATGGTGTAGTCTCTGGTAATCGCCTGTGGCGAATCGGATTCATCTTCACATAAAGGCCGGACACCGGAGTAACTCCAGATCACATCCTCTGGTGATACCCTGCTTTTAAAATGCTGATTAACAACGTCACATAAGTAGCGCTGTTCTTCTTCAGAACAGGACGCTGAAACCGGATCACCATTAAATTCAACATCCGTAGTACCGACCAGAGAAAACTGTCTCAGCCAGGGCGTCACAAAAACAATACGTCCATCCTGATTCTGTAGAATAAAGGCTCTCGGTTCATCGTGAAGCTTTGGCACCACTATATGACTGCCTTTAATCAACCGTATCCGGCGGGGAGCCTGTTGACTGAGTACTGAATCAAATACGGAACTCACCCAGGGACCTGCTGCGTTCACCAGGGCATGACAGGTCACTTCGGTTTCCCTGCCTGTCAGACGGTCTTTCAGCAAAACATGCCAGAGTTGATTGTCACGCCATGCCTTCACCGCTTCTGTCCGGGTCAGAACCGTGCCATTCAAACACTGCAAAGACATCGCGTTCAACACCACCAGCCGGGCATCATCAACCCAGGCATCAGAGTATTCAAACCCCTGAACAAACTCCGGCTTCAAGGGAGATGTTTCTGAAAACCAGACTTTCTGCGACCCGGGCAAAGACACCCGGGAACTGAGGTAGTCATAGAGAAACAGTCCTGCCCGAATTAACCAGGCGGGTCTTAGTTGAGGCCGGTGAGGCAGGCAGAAGCGCATGGGTCTGGCGATATGGGGCGCCATCTTCAACAACACTTCACGCTCAGCCAGGGCTTCCCTGACCAGTCGAAACTCATAATGCTCAAGATATCTGAGGCCGCCATGAATCAGCTTGCTGCTGGACGATGAAGTCGCACCAGCCAGGTCACCTTTTTCGCACAGCCCAACCTTCAGGCCACGCCCGGCGCAATCGACCGCAATCCCTACGCCATTAATACCACCACCAATAACGAAGACATCAAACTTTGTTGTTTTTATTGTTGTTTTTGAAGTGACAGCCATCGCTTTTCCAGCCTTTCAGGTCATGGAAAACTATCATACGACCAATAGTGAATGATTACGAATCGTAAGGGCAGAATGGGTTTGCGGGTATCGTTCAATCTGATCAGGTATCGATACTGATGATCCGGGGAGTGATAAGGAACAGGCGAACCTGCTGGCGATTAACCTTTTTTTCATTCCTGAACAGCGTACCCAGAACGGGAATATCCCCAAGAACCGGAACTTTTGTCGCATTCTCGGTTTCTGTTTCCTGAACAAAACCACCGATCAGCAGGCTTTCAGACTCATTAACAACCGCCTGTGTACTGATAGAGCTGTTACTGATTTTAGGCAGTGAAGCGCCTTCTGCAGTCTCGTCACCACCATTCTGGATATTCACACTCATGTGAATTTTCCGACCTTTTTTCTCGCTAACAATTCTCGGGGTCACCTGAACAACGGTTCCGGATGTCACCGGAAACAGTTCAGCGTCTTCGGTACTTTCCACTTTGACATAAAAGGTGCTGCTGCTATCAAAAACGGCTTCAAGGTTGTCCAGTGTCAATATGGAGGGTCTGGACACTACTTTTGCACGACCTTCATCAGCCAGCAAGCTCAGCCGCGCATTAAAACTTCCCAGATTCATACCCACCACCGTGGTGAATGACTGAAAATCCTGGGCATGAGCAGAACCCGCTGTATCAAACTGAACCTCAGCGCTTTCGCCACGCTTATTATTCCAGTCAACGCCTAATGCTGAGATATCCTGGGAATTCACATCAATAATCGAAACACTGACTTCCACCTGAGCTGAGGGTTTATCCAGCGATTTAATCAGCTCTTCGTACATAGGCATCTTAGACTCAAGATCATGCACAATAATCGCGTTCAGCCGGGGGTCTGCATTAATTAATACTTTCTCAGCCTCTGCTCCTGCATTCAACTGCTGCGCCCCGGAACTGGCAGCATCCTGAGTGGCTCTCGCAGCGGCTTTTCTTTCTGCTGACCGTGTCACGCCCCGGGCAGGCATGAGGGAAGGATTTGCCAGAGTCTGTCGGGTAACCTGGGCAACCCCGCCACCGCTGATAATACTGCGCAACAGCGTAGAAACGCCCGGCACCACAACCTGCTGACCCCGAAAGTTAAACTGCTTGTCTGTCGCCCAGGCGTATTTCAGACGGAACATTCTTACAGACAGCTGACTCTTTTGCCGGTCACCTTCTTTTTGATCCAGAAGCTCTGCGGTCTGAGTCACCATTTCGACATAGCGGGGCGGACCGGACACATAGACCAGCCCATTCTTTGGCTGTTCTTTCCAGAAAAAACGACCATCCCAGATTCCTACACGCTTGAGTGTTTTCTTGAATTTATCAATGCTCATGTAGTTCAGGCTGATAATCTTCTGCTGAGCCGCATTACCGTTGTAAACGTAGAGCGTATGTCCATCGAAATACCAGATAAAGCCATAGACATTCGACATGTGATCCAGAAAGTCAATCGGCGTCAGCGGTCCGATCTTACCATTAACCTGCCCTTCCAGATCTTCAGCCAGAATAGTAGGAATATAATAACTGGCCGCAAAATTCTGCAGAACTTCCGTCAAGTCCTCTCCGCTGCCGTAATAGGCATAAGGACGTTCACCAAAAGCTTCCAGCGATGGCGAAGAATCATCAGGTACGTTTTCCGATGTATTGTCGGACTCATGCATTTCTGCTTCAGTATCTCTTTCCGTTTCAGCTTTTGCCTCGACAGCTAAGTCCTGATTCAGCATTTTGGCATCATTATCAAAAGGCAGATCAAAGCCAGTCTGTTGCGGGCTTTGATTTAAAGGTGGCTTCTGATTCGCTGAATTCAGCTGGTAGTTATAATCAACGCTGTCTACACCTGGACCCATATTCTGGTTGTCCAGCCATTGCTGCAATTTATAATATTCTTCCTGGGTTGGTCTGGCTTCTCTTGGGGGAAATGACTGGGCATCAAGAGAATTCATCTCCTGCATCCCTGGCTGAACCGGCAACTGTTCTATCGGAATATAAATAGTCTGCCCGGTCATCAGCCGGTCAGGATTGGTAATATTGTTGTAGGAAATCAGTTCGTAAATATCGAACCCGTAATTTTCAGCGATAATGGCCAGAGTTTCATCAGGACGAACAATATGACGGCGAGCATTTTCTTTATCAATACGAGCCCAGTTGCTGTTTGAGATAGCATTTGAAGCAACCAGCGTGAACATCACAGGAATAAGCAATGCCCACTTAATGCACCGTTTTTTACACTGATCAATACAACGATGCAGGTTGATAAGAAAGCTCATTACACGAGTGCCTCCATGCAAGTCTCGCTACAGCTTACATCAACTACTTAATCAAACAGCTAACTATTCATTGCAGCTAACTATTCATTACAGTTAGCTGCCCATTACAGCTAACTAGCCATTATTAGTACATCGTCAATTTGCACAAAAAAATAAAGTTTTAATGCTGAAATCGAACAAAAATTTCATTTAATTGACAGTGTATCCAACTCCGCCCCCTAATTCTAATGCTTTTAGACTGATCGCTTTCAGGTCATCACCAGATGGCCGATGAAATGCCTATTCAGTTTTCCCGGGAAGAATACGACTATGGATGTTTCATTTAACAGTGGCCTGTCTGGAATTTCCAGAATTGCCGCAGATGCGGTCGATAAAGACTTTCCTAAAGATAAATCCTCATTTAAGCCTTCTGGCGAAAGCATCCCCGCGCACTTCTGGACAGCCCTTGAAATGGGCCGGACTTTTCAGAATCGGGAAAAACGCTTCGCCATGAACGTCGACTCGTCCTCATTATCATTGTCACCCGATGAACATCACATGATGACCAATCTGGCATTAGCCATTTTTGAGCAACGCAAAAATGAAAGCCCGGAATTTCAAAAGGCGCTTGACGTTTTACAGGAGTCTAAAGAGCTTCAGGAAATGTTGATGATGAGCCGTAACATACTGGTAGCCGGGTAAAGGAGGCCGTCTATGGATAAGACGCTGAAAGAATGGTTATTCGCTCAGGCTGCTTATTATCTTGAATATTTACAGCCCCGCAAATCCATCGCTCTGCTCGAAGCCATGCGTCAGATGGAACCTGAGAACCCTGATGTTCATCGCATGCTGAGCTATGCCTACCTTCAAACTGACCAGCCTGCAGAGTCCATTAAGGCGGCCGATAATTTTCTGCAGTACGTGAAGCCCGGCACCGATATCCGTGCCATAAAATGGATCAAGGGACGCGCCCTGCTCAGGAAGAAAAAGCTGAAGAAAGCAGTTGTACGTTAACCCCTGCTTTCCGTCTGCTTTCTGCCTGAAAGGTTACGCCCCGAACAATCAGGCTGAATGCATGAATCCAGTTCTTATCGGTCTCCAGAAAATGGGCCAGCGCAATGACCTGATGCTGGCTGTTTTGCTGGTAGCCATTGTTGGCCTGATTATCCTGCCCATGCCCACCCCGGTGGTGGATTTCCTGATTGCCCTGAATATGGGCCTGTCCTTTATTCTGATGATGACGTCTATTTACCTGAAGTCGCCCCTGGAGTTTTCGTCATTTCCTGCTGTACTGCTGGTGACCACTCTGTTCAGACTGTCACTGTCCATTACCACGACCCGTCTGATCCTTTTGCAAGCCGACGCCGGTGAGATTGTCTACACCTTTGGTAACTTCGTGGTGGGCGGTAACCTGATTGTTGGTATCGTTATCTTCCTGATCATCACTATTGTTCAGTTTCTGGTGATTACCAAAGGTTCAGAACGTGTTGCAGAAGTGAGCGCCCGTTTCTCTCTGGATGGTATGCCCGGCAAACAGATGAGTATCGACGCTGATCTGCGTGCAGGCTCTATTGAGATGGAAGAAGCTCAGAAGCGCCGTGAACTGGTGCAGAAAGAGAGTCAGATGTACGGGTCAATGGATGGCGCCATGAAGTTCGTAAAAGGGGATGCCATTGCCGGTCTGATTATCATCTTTGTAAACATCACAGCCGGGGTAGCCATTGGTTCCACCATGCTGGGACTGAGCGCTGGTGAAGCCCTTCAGCTGTATGCCATTCTGACCGTAGGGGACGGTTTGATTTCCCAGATCCCCGCCCTGCTGATCTCCATCACCTCTGGTATTATCGTTACCCGGGTATCGAACGAGGACTCCAAAGACCTTGGTAATGAAATTGGCGGGCAACTGCTGGACAAACCCAAAGCTCTTATGGTCGGCGGTATTCTGTTGCTCTGCTTCGCGCTGATTCCCGGCTTTCCAACACTGATTTTCCTGTTTCTGGCAGCCTTTATCGGCGGCGGTGGTTACTACCTGTTGAAGAAAGCCGCCAAAGCTGAACACGATGAGGCAGAAGGCGGTATTCCTGCCATGGCAGCAGCTACCGAATCACCGGACAAAGCCAGATCACGTCTGGATCAACAGGAAGAGTTCACCCAGACTCTGCCACTGATTATTGATGTCCCCACTTCCATTCAGGAAAGTCTGGATACACAATCGTTGAACGACGAGTTACTTAAAGTCCGCAAAGCTCTTTACATGGATCTGGGTGTACCTTTCCCCGGTATCCACCTGCGCTTTAACGACTCCATGGCAGACAACACCTACTCTATTCTTTTGCAGGAAGTCCCCGTCGCCAGCGGCTACTTCCGGCCTGGCCATATCTTTATCCGTGAATCCATTGACCATCTGGAAATGCTGAAAATCCCTTTTGAACAAGAGGACGATTTTCTGCCCGGACTGGATACCATCTGGGCAACCGAAGATAAGAAAGAACGTCTGGAAAAGAACAACGTTAACTTTATGGATGCTCCTAAAATCCTCACCTTCCATCTGGCCCATGTATTGAAAAAATACTCTGAAGAATTTATCGGGATTCAGGAAACCCGTTACCTGCTGGAAAAAATGGAAAGCTCTTTCGGTGAGTTGATCAAGGAAGTACAGCGTTTATTGCCCGTTAATAAAATTACCGAAATATTTCAGCGGCTGGTATCCGAAGATATTTCCATTCGCAACCTGCGCTCTATCCTGCAGTCACTGGTTGTCTGGGGACATAAAGAGAAAGAAGTCGTGCAACTGACGGAATATGTTCGTTCATCATTAAAGCGTTACGTCAGTTACAAATACTCTAATGGTAAAAACATGCTGCCGGTGTATCTGCTGGATCAGGATGTTGAAGACACCATTCGTGGCGGTATTCGCCAGACTTCTGCAGGCAGCTATCTGGCACTTGATCCGTCACAATCGGCACGGTTTGTGGAAAACGTTAAAAATACCGTGGGTAAAATAGGCCACCTGGAACACAAACCCGTACTGATTACATCCATGGACATTCGTCGCTATGTGCGCAAGCTGCTGGAGCTGGAAGTGTATGATCTGGCCGTACTATCACATCAGGAACTGACGGAAGAAATCACCGTTCAACCGCTGGGCCGCATCTCTTTATAAAAGGCTCTTTATTAGGCGTCGGGGTTAACCCGTGCATACAGAAACTGGTCATAAAAGCGTTCACCTTTGTAAATGTGTTTTCTCAGAATACCTTCACGCTGATAACCACACTTCTCAAGGACTTTACAGGAACCTTCGTTGTACTCCACAACATCGGCAAACAAACGGACAATGTTCTTCTTTTTGAACGCATAATCCGAAGCAAAGTCGAGGGCTTTAGACATGATCCCCCTGCCCCAGTGTTCTTCCGATATCCAGTAACCTATCTCGGCGGAATAGCGATGCACATCCAGCTGCACAACAAAACCGATTTCACCGATGGCTTCCTGTCCACTGGCGATCACAAAGCGGGTATCCGATTCGTACTCCTTTACGTGCTGAATCCACGCCCTGGCATGCTCAATACTATAAGGGTTGGGAAAGCTGTCTCTGAGGTTCCGGGCAATATTGGTATTGTTGCCATGGCGGGATAACGACGATGCATCGCCATACAGGAAGCTTCTGACACTATAGCCATCACCCAGATCAAATCGCATATCCATTGCCTTTGAAAAATCATCAACAGATATGTCATCGGCTTAACAAAGATAGCCTTGAAAGTCCTCAGCGGGCTCGGGCTGAATTTTGTCAGACATCCAGTTAACTCGGGTATTTTGCATCTCACAAATTTATGAAAACAAAGAATTTCAAACAATCGTTTGAATCTTGCTTGTACAATTTATTTATGTCGGGAACGCTACTTTCAACACATCCTCCAAAATTTTTCATTCTGTAAGCGATTCAGGTGATAGAGTCTGCCGATCCGTTTCACTCAGGTGATACTCCATTTTTTCAGGTACGTTGCCACTGAGTGCGCCACTGCTTGGTCTGGGCTTTCAGTTCGATGAAGTCCAGTTTGCTGAGTGTGACCTGGGCGCAGGCAAAGGGGACTTTGATCGGATCAGCCGCAACCTTTGAATTGGAGAAAACTTCACGAGAAGGCATGGATGAAATACGGTTGCTCTGGAAAAAATGACAGCTGAAACTATGGGTCACGGAATGCTTACGCTGAAGATCAATACATACGCCCAACATGTTGTTTTTAAAAATAATTATTAATAACAGATGCTTTTTTGACCAGGGTCAATTTAGTTCACATATTCAATATATCAAAACTCAAACTATCTAGGTAAGGTCATCGGCAATCAATTTGTATCCATCAGGAGTTACCCATGCAAGCCTATCTGGCACTACCCATCGTTATCATTGCAGGCTTTTTGATAGTCAAAAAATATAATACCCAAGCCGTATTGTTTTCCACCGGCTTATTAATGATGCTTCTGGGTGTTACTTTTGGAGCAGGTGAATTTCTGCCGAACGGAGTAAACAGTTCCGGTTCCGTATTTTTTGATTTCTTCCTGACTATCAAATCCCTGGCTTCTTCCAACATGGCAAACCTGGGCTTGATCATCATGTCGGTAGGTGGTTTCGCTAAATATATGGATCATATCGGTGCTGCCGATTCCATGGTACGAATTGCAACCAAACCTTTGTCCAAATTCAGCAGCCCCTACATTGTTCTGGCTCTGGCTTACATTCTGGGTCAGATTCTGAACATCTTCATTCCAAGTGCAGTTGGTCTGGCGATGCTGTTGCTGGTTGCTCTGTTCCCGGTACTGGTGCGTATTGGCTGTACTCCGGCATCCACTGCTGCTGTGCTGGCTACCACCGCATGTCTGGACCTGGGTCCTGGCTCCGGTAACTCTAACCGTGCTGCGGAAGTGATTGGTATTGACGCTGCTTCTTACTTTGTTGAATACCAGATGCTGGCTGCACCAGTGATTATGATCGTTATTGCGATTCTGCATTACTTCACCCAGAAGTACTTCGATAAGAAAGACTCTGAAAATGGGGTTGTTAATACGCTGAAAGAGCAGAAGACTGAAGACAAGGGCGCTCCAATCTGGTTTGCCATACTGCCAGTCATGCCTCTGGCATTCCTGCTGATCTTCAGCCGCTTTGCTATCGACAGCATTAACGTTGATGTTGTAACAGCCATGTTTGTCAGCCTGTTCATTGCTATGGTGGCTAACTTCATCGTTACCCGGGATGGCCACAAAGTAGCTGATTCCATCAAGGTTTACCTCAAAGGCATGGGCGATGTATTTGCTTCTGTTGTATCACTGATTATTGCGGCGCAAACCTTTGTTGCTGGTCTGGCTGGTATAGGCTTTATCAGTCTGCTGTTGTCCAGCACTGCCAACCTGGGGCTGGGCATACTGGCAATGACCATTATCATGGTCACTATCATTGGTCTTACCGCTGTTCTGTCCGGTTCCGGTAATGCTGCATTCTTCAGCTTCTCCAGCCTGGCTCCGGATCTGGCCGTTCAAACTGGTGGTGCTGTAGGCTCCATTACTCTGTCCATGCAGCTGACTGCAGGTATTATGCGCAGCGTTTCCCCGGTAGCCGGTGTGGTAATCGCCTGTGCCGGTGTTGCAGGCATTTCTCCAACAGACGTAGCCAAGCGTACCGCTATTCCAATGATTGGTGGTGTTGTAACGCTGCTGATCATGAGTGTTTTTGTCTGATCCTTTTCAGTTAAAGCAGGCAGTGCAGGCGTTGTTCCTGCCCTGCCATTCTCCATTACACTTTTAAAAATTCATAAGCGATCCATCCAGCATTTTTTCCAACCATTTATCTTGAGTCCAGACAGTAATCAGCCAAAAATTCCTGATATAATTGTCATAATTTCCAGGTATTTGGAAAAATTCCCGACTTAATTAGATATCAGACAATTTGCCTCAAGCTTTCTATAAATCAACCCAAGGATATCCCACTTTTTCATTGCCCATTCAGGCGACAGCAGATACTGACGCTCTCCAGACCCTGTCAGGCGATGAAACAGCAAATGCTCAGGCGCACGACGAATGACTTCTGCCATGACATCCGTATATTCTTCCATAGTCATTTCACGGACATTTCCCTGCTTCCAGTCTCTGGCGAGCTGTGTACCTTTAACAATGTGTAAAGGGTGAACCTTAATGGCATCGACGCCCAGGTTAATAACTCTGTCAAAGCTTACTAGCGTGTCTTCCGGTTTTTCACCCGGTAACCCCATGATCAGATGGGTACAAAGCTTTAAACCAATCGCTTTAGCCCGCTTAACCGCATCTTCGTATTCCGCAAATCCATGACCACGATTAACAGCGATCAAAGATGAATCAAACGTAGACTGCAAACCCAGCTCCAGCCAGACTTCATAACCTTTGTCCTGATACTCTTTTAGTAGTGCCAGTACCGGGTCGGGTACGCAGTCCGGGCGAGTGCCAACGGCCAGGCCAATAACATCAGAATCAGACAAGGCTTCGTCATAGTAACGACGCAGGTCTTCAACGGAACCGTAGGTATTACTGTATGACTGAAAGTAAGCAATGAATTTACCCGCACCAGTGCGTTTGGAAACCTTCACTTTTGCGGATTGAATCTGGGCAGTAATGTCACCCGCGTTGGTGGTGTCAGGACTGAATGAAGCATTATTGCAAAACGTACAGCCACCGATTCCCTTGGTGCCATCCCGGTTTGGACAGGTGAAAGAAGCATTAACTGAAATTTTGTGGACTTTCTCACCGTACTTTGCACGCAGATAGCGTCCAAACGTATTGACGAATCGTGTCATGTCCATACAAGAAGGCACCCGGAGTTTAACAAAAGGACGACAACATAATGCTTGTTGGATCAGCCGCCTATACGCACATCACGTGGAATTGGGAGAAGGTCTGACAGACTGTCCGCAGGAACTCTTGGAATAGCAAAGCTACACAGGCTGATTCGGTCAAAAAAACCTGTGTATTAAGTCAATCTGCTTTTTTCATACGGTCAATGACTTCATCAACAACTGCTTTGACCTGTTCTTCATTAGCCTGGAGAGACAGAGTGTTATCATCCGGAGCTACTCGCCATTCAATGATACGTTTAGCCAGTTTGCGAGCCATAACTCCGACGATGTCATCAAGGTAAGTGTCATTAAACATTGGTAGATGCATGAACCGTAAGTGGACCAGCAGTTGCTCCGGCTGCCCGTCTTCTTTCATGTGAATTGCAAAGTCACCTGGGTCTGTGGTGCTCTGACTGATCGTTAACGTGAAGTGTTCACCGCTCATAACATTCTCCATATCTGACTAAGTCAGTTGTCGGCCCTGACATCAACGGCTGAAGATCATTTTTACACAGATTGGAAATAACGATTCAGCCTGTTTAGAACCGGCACCCTTTGTCTGTCGCACCAGATAAGCAGCTATCTAAAACGGGGCCGATATATCTATCTATAGTAAATAGGTGAATCAGCCCATAAACGGAGACCCCGACATGATCAATAACACGGATGCTGAACCTCTCCGCCCTGATGGCAGTCGCAACCCGGTCGATCCGGTTCAACCCAAGAGTCCGGTTGATGCCATTGAAGCAGATCGCTTCTCTGACATGATGAAGAAAAACAAGGACATGGAAGCCGCTGCAAGTGATAACCAGACAGCTGAAGGGGAAATATCTCCGGAAGAACTTCAAAGGCAAATTCGGGAAGGAATGTTCAAAACCGGATTCCAGAAAGCTATTGAAAGAGCAAAAGAAATGACAAAAGAGATGAAACAGTAATGTCTGATGTTATGCCTCCCTTACTGACAAAAAATTGACAACAAGAATATAGTTACGTACTGATATGAAGTAATTATCTAAAAAACATCCTGTAAATAAATTACAATAATTAAAATATGTTTTTTTCAAGCTCAATCTCAATAACCAAAACATTTTCTAATGAGATACGCATAGTACAGGGAGTTAATGTACATGTCTGAGCAACGTAGCAACGTCGTTTCTATCAATACAGCTGCCTCACCTGTTGTGCAGTTTGAGATTGAAATGCTATTTGAGAACCTGTTAAACCAATATATTATTCCCCATATCAATCCTGCCGTTAATGCTTTAGCTGATTATGTATCAGAAAAGCAGCTGGCTGCTGCCAGCGACATTGACCTGATGCAATTAATTGAAACAGAAAAAAAAGTAAAGTCATCCAAAACAGAGATTATCGAATCATTCACCAACCATCTGTTCAACCGTATTAACGACTGGACTGAAACTGACAAAACAACGGATGCTTCCCTGCCTGTAAGCGACTTATCTTTGGTTGACAACACAATTCTGGAACAAAAACTGTCCTGGCAAGCTGCCGCCAGGCAAATGGAAATGTGCGAACAACTGCAGAATCTTTACAACTGTGAATCACGCCTGCAAGACTTTACACCTTCAGACTCTATGCAACTACCCATTGGGTCAATGGCGCTTTGTGAAACGTTTGCCAGTGCGCTGGCATCATTAAATCTGGAGCTTGATACGGTTCACGAATTTTTATCACTGTTCGCTAAACATCTAAAGTTCCCAGCTTCACAAATGTGGCAACAAGCTGATACCGATCTTGCAGAGATGG from Endozoicomonas sp. NE40 includes:
- a CDS encoding TIGR01212 family radical SAM protein (This family includes YhcC from E. coli K-12, an uncharacterized radical SAM protein.); the encoded protein is MDMTRFVNTFGRYLRAKYGEKVHKISVNASFTCPNRDGTKGIGGCTFCNNASFSPDTTNAGDITAQIQSAKVKVSKRTGAGKFIAYFQSYSNTYGSVEDLRRYYDEALSDSDVIGLAVGTRPDCVPDPVLALLKEYQDKGYEVWLELGLQSTFDSSLIAVNRGHGFAEYEDAVKRAKAIGLKLCTHLIMGLPGEKPEDTLVSFDRVINLGVDAIKVHPLHIVKGTQLARDWKQGNVREMTMEEYTDVMAEVIRRAPEHLLFHRLTGSGERQYLLSPEWAMKKWDILGLIYRKLEANCLISN